In one Arachis duranensis cultivar V14167 chromosome 9, aradu.V14167.gnm2.J7QH, whole genome shotgun sequence genomic region, the following are encoded:
- the LOC107464348 gene encoding septin and tuftelin-interacting protein 1 homolog 1-like yields MRREREREWEKLEKKRGQGQSSDQDGFGNAGKFYNNGIGMKLLEKMGYRGGGLGKNEQGIVAPIEVKMRAKNSGIGFSDAREVPPPPLPVLQQQNKSTVGAVQPAASRTKERLWSKQSRLKKKKEEEVYVTAEELLASKQEQNLEVVQKVYDMRGPQVRVYTNLSDLNAEEKAKEEDVPMPELQHNVGLIVGLAEADIQEIDRDLRRERETALSLKKEKEKLESEAAFQKRQLDNMEEIMSVLDEVGEESTSGTLTLDFLARCFTDLHERYADSYKLCNLSCIACSYAPPLFIREFQGWDPLRNPSHGLELVSTWKTVFDAVNWEQLMLRFIVPKLQLVLQEFEVNPASQKLDQFFWVIKWASVIPIHIMVDMMEKFFFTKWLQVLHHWLCSNPNFEEVMKWYNGWKELIPEELLANESIQFQINRGLDMMSQAVDGMEVVQPGLKENISYLWVREQRQFEAQQKAASYAQQQAAAALGGANADGVHDLSLKEVIEAHAQHHGLLFKIKPGRMHNGHQIYGFGNVSIIIDSLHQKVYAQHEETWSLESLQGLLELHNKSLGKRH; encoded by the coding sequence ATGCGGAGGGAGAGGGAAAGGGAGTGGGAgaaattggagaagaagagGGGTCAGGGTCAGAGTTCGGATCAAGATGGGTTTGGTAATGCGGGGAAATTCTATAACAATGGAATAGGGATGAAGCTGTTGGAAAAGATGGGTTATAGAGGGGGCGGTCTTGGAAAGAATGAGCAAGGTATTGTGGCTCCTATCGAGGTGAAAATGAGGGCTAAGAATTCAGGTATTGGTTTTAGTGATGCAAGGGAGGTGCCGCCACCACCGTTGCCTGTTTTGCAGCAACAGAACAAAAGCACGGTGGGAGCAGTGCAGCCTGCGGCTAGCAGAACAAAGGAGAGGCTGTGGTCAAAGCAGTCacggttgaagaagaagaaagaggaggaagTGTATGTTACTGCTGAGGAGTTGTTGGCAAGCAAGCAAGAACAGAATTTGGAGGTTGTTCAGAAGGTTTATGATATGAGGGGGCCACAAGTTCGGGTTTATACAAATTTATCTGATTTAAATGCTGAGGAGAAAGCAAAGGAGGAGGATGTCCCAATGCCGGAACTTCAGCATAACGTTGGATTGATTGTTGGGTTGGCGGAGGCTGACATTCAAGAGATTGATAGAGATTTGAGGAGAGAAAGGGAGACAGCTCTCAgcttgaaaaaagaaaaagagaagttaGAATCTGAAGCAGCATTCCAAAAGCGTCAACTGGATAATATGGAGGAAATAATGAGCGTCTTGGACGAAGTAGGCGAAGAGAGCACTTCAGGAACACTAACATTAGATTTCCTTGCTAGATGCTTCACTGACTTGCATGAGAGATATGCCGATAGCTACAAGTTGTGTAATTTGTCCTGCATTGCTTGCTCATATGCTCCTCCTTTGTTTATTAGAGAGTTCCAAGGTTGGGATCCTCTTCGAAATCCATCTCATGGGTTGGAGTTGGTATCTACGTGGAAGACTGTCTTTGATGCTGTAAACTGGGAACAACTTATGCTTCGATTTATTGTGCCTAAGTTGCAACTTGTCTTGCAAGAGTTTGAAGTCAATCCAGCAAGTCAGAAGCTCGATCAATTTTTTTGGGTAATTAAATGGGCTTCTGTGATTCCAATTCATATCATGGTGGACATGATGGAGAAGTTCTTCTTCACAAAGTGGCTTCAGGTTTTGCATCACTGGTTGTGCTCAAATCCTAACTTTGAAGAAGTTATGAAGTGGTATAATGGATGGAAGGAGCTTATTCCAGAAGAACTATTGGCAAATGAAAGTATCCAATTCCAGATTAACCGTGGTTTAGATATGATGAGTCAGGCTGTTGATGGAATGGAGGTTGTCCAACCGGGTTTGAAGGAGAATATAAGCTATCTTTGGGTTCGTGAGCAACGACAATTTGAGGCTCAGCAAAAAGCAGCAAGCTATGCTCAACAGCAAGCTGCTGCAGCATTGGGTGGTGCCAACGCAGATGGTGTGCATGATTTGAGCTTGAAAGAAGTCATTGAGGCTCATGCCCAGCATCATGGTTTGTTGTTCAAGATTAAGCCTGGTAGAATGCACAACGGTCACCAAATATATGGGTTTGGTAATGTCAGCATAATAATAGACTCGCTACATCAGAAGGTATATGCTCAACATGAGGAAACATGGTCCTTGGAATCTCTTCAAGGATTGCTAGAGTTGCATAATAAATCCCTTGGTAAAAGACACTGA